The Alteromonas stellipolaris genome includes a region encoding these proteins:
- the cspE gene encoding transcription antiterminator/RNA stability regulator CspE, with amino-acid sequence MSDTVNGTVKWFNEDKGFGFLTQDGGGKDVFVHFRSIASDGFKTLSEGQAVSFSVEQGQKGLQAANVVVL; translated from the coding sequence ATGTCTGATACAGTAAACGGCACAGTTAAATGGTTCAACGAAGATAAAGGTTTTGGTTTTCTTACTCAAGACGGTGGCGGTAAAGACGTATTCGTACATTTCCGTTCAATCGCTTCTGACGGCTTCAAAACTCTTTCTGAAGGCCAAGCAGTTAGCTTCAGCGTAGAACAAGGTCAAAAAGGCCTTCAAGCTGCAAACGTTGTTGTTCTTTAA
- the gloA gene encoding lactoylglutathione lyase yields the protein MRMLHTMLRVEDLDASLHFYTNLMGMKLLRKSENQAYEYTLAFVGYGEETNTTVLELTYNWGDNTYEKGTAYGHIAIEVDDIYQFCENLEQNGCDVYRKPGPVKGGSTVIAFVRDPDGYAIELIQTKQ from the coding sequence ATGAGAATGCTACACACCATGCTTCGTGTTGAGGATCTTGATGCGTCTTTGCACTTCTACACTAATTTGATGGGCATGAAGCTGCTAAGAAAGTCTGAAAACCAAGCTTATGAATACACGCTCGCTTTCGTGGGTTATGGTGAAGAAACTAACACTACCGTACTTGAACTCACTTATAACTGGGGCGACAACACCTATGAAAAAGGCACGGCTTACGGCCACATCGCCATCGAAGTAGACGATATTTATCAGTTCTGCGAAAACCTAGAGCAAAATGGCTGTGATGTATACCGCAAGCCAGGCCCCGTAAAGGGCGGCTCTACTGTCATTGCTTTTGTTCGCGATCCAGATGGCTATGCCATCGAACTTATTCAAACAAAACAATAA